Part of the Spinacia oleracea cultivar Varoflay chromosome 5, BTI_SOV_V1, whole genome shotgun sequence genome, TGCTTTGTTGGATGTGATGATTTTTTTCTAAGCCCACAGTGCCGCACACTAATTGCGGTCGCCACCAAGGCTGGTCGCACAAGATTTGCGGCATAGCCATGGTCGGTGTCGCAGATCTTGTGTAGTCGGCCATGGTGGTGGCTGCGACTCGTGTGCGGCAATGagcattttttaaaataaatatcttaaaTGGCTAGGTTATTATATGTtttctaattattatttttattaactttCAAAAATTTAAAGGAGCATGTTttcttagattttttttttgtatattttttaaaattaaatttacttgcatATTTTTGGAAGTAATGaggggttgaattttgatttttttttcccttcaaATTAAtagaattttgtattttttctaaaacattctttttagaatttaattccattatttatgtaattaatttatttaagcaTCGAAGTACTTGTTTATTGGATGTcatataatatttttaattatacgTTTGACGTTattattatgaaaattaaattgtaTGTCATGAATAAATAACTAAACACGATAATGAGTATTTAAATTTTCTATGGCTAAAAAATTAACTTATCAAATACGTTTtaattatataatttgcatGTTATTGCGCTATTTAAATTTCTTGTGTAGCATATAAAGtatttactaattaattaatatgatgattaaattatgcattgttaattaattaaataaaacaaatttgtagaatattattaatattgttaGTTATATAAATTTGCGTCAAGTTAAATcatattaatattaaataaagaTGTTGTGCTTTTATAATAGGTTCCTAATCCGGAGGTTATAATTTCAGATTATGGTGGTGATGGTGTTGACTATATCGATCTTATGACAAATGTAATATTCGTGGTTTTGAGAACGTAACGAATTGGGCAAGGCAAGTGGCTATCAGATTAGGATTCATCTTGATAAGTATCTCGTACAAAAAGACGCGAAAAGATGGTCGAATGTACCGGCACTTAAAAATGCGACTGGGGAAGGAGAGTAAGTGTGAAAGAGTAAGGCATGTGGTTGTCGGTTTTTGATTAAGTGTGAACAACGAGTAGAAGAAAATAATTGGCTTATTGAGCTGCTTAACGATCATGGCGCACATAACCACGAATTGATTGTGTACCGCGAGGGTCACAATGGTGTTAACAGTCTTACACACATATATCCACTGGTTATTGGCTTGGATTCGACGTACAAGACAAACAAAGATGTGTTTTCTTTCTTGGAGATTGTTGGTATGACACCGACAAATCAAAATTTCTTGATCGCCTACGCATTTATGAAAGACGAAACAAAATAGAGCTAATGTTGGGTGTTACAGAAGTTGAAGTTGTTCCTTCGGGAGGCCATCATTCCATCGGCGATCGTGACGGGTAAAGAGGGTGGTCTTATTAGACAAGCCGCCGAAGTATTCCCACATTTTAGACATTTTCTATGTACTTGGCATATCAACAATGACATGGAGGCCCATGTATCATTTTTGTGCAAGAAGAACAAGGATATTGGTGTTGCGTTCAAGAACAGagtttggaaaagaatcatggaGGCTACGACTGAGACAAAATACGAACGTGCATGCAGTTGTAATCATGGAAGATTGTTATGGAAGATAGTCGGACGTTGTCGATTACGTGCAAAAAAACATGGCTTACTGATCATAGGAATGAAGTTCGTTCTAGCTTGAATGAATGAGGTCCTTCACTTTGGCAACATAATGACTTGTAGGGTCGAGAGTCAATACTCTATCGTGAAGAGTTGGCTTGGCAGCTCACAAGGGTCATTGTATACTGTTTTTAGAGAAATGCATGCTTCGATCAATAATCAAGTTACAGAGAATAAAAATGGTTTAGAGGTTTCGAGACGACGACATGGTGTTTTATTCAAGAATTAATCTATACCAACACCTTATTGGTAGTGTGTCCCATCATGCTTTGGAGCTTATTTTGGATGAACATACGAGGATGCCACAGTTCAGTAACGAAGTGTTTGACAGGTGCAGTTGTGATATGTTGGCGACTCATGGACTCCCATGTGCCTGCAGAATATTTACGTACGATCCAAGGTGGAGTTGTGATATAAATTAACCTTGTCCATCAATATTGGAGGACCTTGGAGATTGAAGATGAAGGacataattcccttggtccaagtttgcatttaatgcatttaatgctaagtctaataaatgtggctcattattaattaagcaagtcaattattcagtgagatcaagtgatctaaacgcctagctagaggccgcttcagttcaagtggaattaatgttattaatatcacaacttactcttgactgaacccgtagggtcacacaaatagtacgtgaacggatcaagtatttaggtgaacaTTATATTcgttaaatactctaattatggatattcggaaatgacggatgttggtttcagtgggatctAAACAAACTtccaaaaggcaaagaaagaatatttgtcggaaatgaagatattaccggaaactgaaatatggttaataacggaaatattaatattatcgaagtcgaagatattaccggaaacgtaaatatggtttgtatcagaaatattatcggaaataaaaatattgccggaatcgaaaatattaccggaaatggaaatattactggaatcgaatatattgccgaaatcgaaaATTTTGTCGGAATtgtaaatattatcgaaaacgtaaatattgttcgaatcggaaatattttccggGAAAACCAAATCGAAAACACAAAACGAGCGACGGACCATCGCTCGAAGCAATGTCCATCGCTCGATGGGCCGTAGCGCAACACTTAGTGCCATGGGCCAGCTAGCCAGCGCTCAAGCACAAGGCCAGCGCTGCTGCGCCTAGCACACGGGCCATCGCTGCTGCGCCTAGCACACGGGCCATCGATGCTGCGCTTATTTCTTGGTCAGCGTTGTTGGGCCTATGCGATCAAGGCCATAACTGGCCGGTTTTGCTTGCTATGCAAGCACCCGgccaaccctaatgttttaggGTTTAGGTTTTTGGTATATTCCCAAAACTTGCCTAATTCgttctagggttttggctcctagggtttttcctatttcctataaatatgtggcttaTGGTCATGAATTAAAAGACACAATTCAATACACTTTGCCTATCACTtaaaagtgagatcccgaaatcataaaccttattttatatcctagttggtacgatctaaggcggatctgaacgtactatggactttctacggagggacgacgtttggcgttctaacttgttcttgtttggtacGGGAGCAGTgagggaaggcacacatcacaaagtgtgttcactaaattatgctaaatgattatgtgcatttaatttggattcaggcatttatggtttttccgcatgaaattagattgttcataacctaacagaagatGGGGCGGACATTCCGGAGTTTATGGAGGAGTCCGCACAAGTTGTTGAGCAGTTCTATCCCTTGTCGACGACGTACTATCTCGAGATATTGCAGTTATTCGAGATATTTCAAGGATCGTTCACGATGAGTTTCATCCAAAGCATGCGGGTTATGAGGAACCAGAACCCAACCTAAATAGGAGATGGAGACCACAGAAACAAAGAAACTCAACTACAAGGAATTTGAGTTAGGTCAAACATGTGCGTAATATGAGATCCAGGTGCGTCGTCACCGGGCAAGCCAACAATCAAGATTTTCATTAGGTACAAGTTTTTTTTGATCTTTATATTCATTTTTAATGTTTGATATATTTTGCGTACTattaaagtatttttttttgctatgtCACAAGAAGATACATGATCATTGATCTAATTCCTCCTCGTTTTCGTTACCAGAATCATGTTGCAGTGTATTAGAGGATACAATGATGTGATACCTGGCGGTAGCTGCGGATTCCAATGTGCAATAAAGTTCTTTTTAGGTGATCAAGAACGATATGGCGAGATTCGATCAACGGTTGTTGGAGAGATTAAAAAGCTTGGACAATACACTCGAGTTTATTGTCCAGAAAATATAGCTGATACCTTGTATTGAATAGATTGGATATGTGGAAGGTGTAGATAACTAGATATGAACACTGGGGTAGTGATCCGAACTTATGGCCGCTCGCCACACACCTCAATGCGCTTGTTGTCATCTTCAGTATCGGTGCTCAATCTAGTTTAATCCCTAACATGACAATTCTTCCGTTGGAAAATCGTTTTGAAGCCACTAGGCCGACAACTAGATTGTGCTGGCATTTGTAAATGGGAATCAAGATTATGTTCTTGAATGAGAATCAAGATATCAGGCGGATTGAAGCCCAGACTCGATTAAGTccataaaaacaaataaatttactAACTCCATAAAATGttcattaaaattaaataaaatgtccataaaattaaattacataACAAAGTCCATAAAAGTTCCGAGTTAAATTGAGAAATATAAGGTACATAACAACTCTATTACAATCACTGAGTATCACAAACAACTTTCCAATCCTGCATTAACTGTTTAGCGGCTACCACCATCGGGTTATCAGGATCATTCGTCTCTTGTATTAATGCATGGATCACTCGTTCATATCGGCTAACCCACTGCAATACAATATGAATTAAAGTAAAATGTTAACGACAataaaattattatatataGTCAATTATATAAAAGATTTGTACTTACATATTCGGTATGAGACCGATCATGTATAGGCGCGGTCACTGGAGTTTCACCAAAACCAGGAGTAATGTGTGGATGAGAGACGTCGAAGAACCATTCCATGTAATTATCTGTAGACATGTAAGGCACACCTTCCGGAACAGGTGTCAAAGACGTGAGAATCAAACTAGAGGAGTAATTACCATCAGTTGAGAAACGGTTCCACCACTTCTCTAAATATGACAAATCATGGAAATCCACCTCATATTGCCTAAAGTTTGGTGGCCTATACGCTTTGCCAAAGAACATGACATCCCGCGGAATACGCTGCACATACCCCAACTGTCGAGTAACTCGATCAGGGTTATACTCGCCGATATCACGATAACATATGGGCCCAATGTAAACAGTCCTCGAACACTGAGCGGAGGGGTTGGCGCCAAATGGCGTCCACAGAACCTACGAACAAAATCAAGTTAAATTATAACTATATTAAAACACAACAAAAAACattataataaattaatcaTACATTACCTCCTCTGGTGTCAACTTATCAAGTCGAGCACGAAACGAAGCCAATCTATCCATGTCCTTACTCTCAGGAGCATAAACCCATCTCGATGCTCGAGGATCACTAGGTCCTACATCCTTCCGGATCGAGCGAGGTCGGAAACaaggaaagtgctcatatatccacgCTTGAAGAAGCGTCAGACAACCTCCGATACCTCGTGACTCTGATCGTGAAGCTACACCTAGCTGCCGATAAAGAAAAAGCTAAGCAAGCCGATCCCCAAGAATATTGATGTACATCATCCAGATTACCGagatcaagcaagatcttcgCAGAAAGCCGACTCTTGCTCTTATCAGTAAACAAACAACAACCAATAGCAGTCATTAACCAGCCAGTCACCTGGCATTTTCCATCCCTACCCGCTGCTGAACAATTATCAATAATAGAGGAAATCTTCACACCGCCTTTATCCCATATACGCGCAGGGTCCACTCTAAGCCTATCCTCTCTCACTGAAAGCAACTCACAAACCTGATTAATCAAGGGCCTCTCCTGGTCGGTCTGGGAGCAACTCACTGCACGCCCATCAATAGGGATCCCCAGTATCGCCTCGACGTCGTGCAACATGATCGTCATCTCTCCAAATGGAAGGTGAAAAGTGTTCGTATCCGGTTGCCACCTCTCCACGAAAGCAGATATCAAAGGAGCGTCAATGTGGGGAGCCATGATCATAGGCAAATGACTCAATGAAGTAGCAAATACCTTCTCTTTCAGTTCAACACTCATGTCATAGTACCACTTCTTAATCCGCTTACAAACCACAAATCTACTCTGACAATGTAGCTTACCTCGATCTAAAGTGCCATCCCATAGGCACGCAGCAACGTGAGCCGGGTAGCTAGGAATAAGGCTACCAAGTCTAGGACCTCCTCCCATCGGGCCAGTAAATAACCAAGTGTCTCTATCCCTAGCCTTGCGATCTCTACGGCTACACCCGATAGTCGCCGTACTCCCCTCAGAGCTATGAATAGAACCCTTAACGAGGTTTTATTATTCATCAAACGTGAAATATGTTAGCTAGTTACACTCAAAATTTTAATTCCATTTCATAAATATATGTATTCACATAAATTCACATCAATGCAACATTATTCGTTAATTACTATACTTAtaacatatatatattagaactttaatttaattatttacaaTTATTATTAACTTATAATACTAATATAATTGTTACTAACTTCATCCcctcattaaaattattaacacATTTattaacataatcattcaatttcaaaattcaaacactTTGTATccatttttgttaatttcaccaaaaacttaaaaatatatttatatttataacaATAAGATTAATGAtgtaataaaattaataataactacacaataacaacaataataataattaatggtAATGATAACATGTccgaaaattaattaaactttaCATCAATAACCGAAtaaatgaacattgaattaaaAAACATTACAAATAAAcacttcaaaaataaaatcaaaaaataattcaaggatttttaattaaaacagaaaaacaataaaaactattttcataattttaaaaGAGGAAGGTTTTTGAGTGGCTACGTAAAAATGGTAGCCACTATAACTATTTAAATCTCAGCCATCCAAAAATGTTGACTAATCGTGGCCATTAATTAAGTTGACTATTAACATATTAGAAAAAAGATAAAAACatcaattttttaataaaaaaaatgaactaaaattaCCCCCACACAATCCCACGATCTATCTACACGGTTATACCATCTTATTTTTTTTGCTCTTTCCTTAAAAATTATTCCGCACTTAGATTTCTTCTTCCATTTTTATTCTCTGATAAACCTTTATTTCTTGTAGATATTGCCCGTCATTAAATTTATCATTCCATACTATAACTTACTTCGTTTAATAAATCATGcgattccaaaaaaaaaaatctaagtcTTTAATTACAAGTACTCCGTATACTGCTAAAcacccaaaaaaatatatagaaatccttcaaatgcttgaaaaataatataaaaacgCCTAATTTTTTTCAGTATACAAGTATACACCATTAAATCTTGTAACTGCCTCTCCAATTACATATTGTGCATTTGTGCGTGAATGGTTATTGTTATGTAATACTTCGTATCTGATTCTCTGTTTCACAAATTTGAAAAGATAATTTGACGAATCCCAAGTTCGGTAGTCGTAATTGAAGAACTCAAAATCATCAACATTCCAATTTAAAAGTTTAGTAGGTAAAGGCAGCAGAGCTAAGAATGGAGGTAAATGGAAATAGAGAGAGATAAGTGAGATGGATACCAGAAAGATGGATCGTGGTACTAATGTGGATATATTTTTACTCATTTTTTTATGGTATTGTAATTTTGTCAATAActgatttttaatttatttaaagtAAATTAAATGAATGGTCTAGATTGATCTTATATTTTAGATGGTTGAGATTCAATGAATTACAGTGGCTACTATTTTATTGTGGCTATTGTAAAATTGTCCGGAAGGTTTTTCAGTGGCTACACAAAAATGGTAGCCACTACAACTTATCAAATCTCAGCCCTTTATTATAATTGACTAATCTCAACCATTTATTTAGTTGACCATAAACAAAATAGAAATCAGTTAtacaataaaaatattaaattaaaattaagcaCTCTTCATCCACGATTTTCTATTTCTCTTTCCCCCTTAAACTTCGCTGTTAACTCCACTGTAAGGAAATAAAAACCTACTTTCCTTAATAAGTAGGTAGTTCTTtcttcgaattttttttttgttcttctgcAATGTCATCTTTATTTGGTCATTCTTTTTCCATTTATGTGAGAAGAGTTTCGGCAAGGATAGAGGTGTTTATTGCGGCCGTCCAAACGAAGAGAAGTTCTTCCATCTGTTGTTCACCATGGCCAAGAAAAAATAACCTAATTAACTTTCCTTTTCCCCCATTTTATATTATGTCAAGCAAACAACGTGTTGAATATGTTATTCTTGCAATTCATATGAAGTTTATCTCCTTCCTCGAGCTAATTGCTTGCGACCAAACgagtcgattttttttttttattgatggtTGATAACACTTTCTTTTGAcatagaaaacaaaaaaaaaaatccaagatggcaagataaataaataaatcccaTTTATGACGATGTAATTCTTCTAGTTTGATGATAAAATGTATTTAAAGTGTTACTGTAAGCAAGCATAATCTGACATCTTCCTAGAGTAGATCAAAATAGTCCTTGTCTCCATGTAGAGCATAAACTCAATGCTACTGCTCCTTTACAGAAATTTGGTGTGGTTACTGTAATTAAGCATAACCGGAAAAATTTCTCTTTATGGCCACAGATAATAGGAAAAAAATCTCCTATAACTAACAATAAAGAggataaaaaagaaaatcaaagctagAACTAATGAATTCAAACTGGTTTACTTTGTACAGTAAAATATAATCGCCCTTATACATCAACCACAAACGAACGAAAAGTGAAGGATTGGTAAATTCTACAAATAAAACGTGAATTTTTGAGCAAACTCAAACTCTCTGTTTCCTAATTCGAAGAACTGATTATTGGAGTATCACAATTTTTCAAATTA contains:
- the LOC110775084 gene encoding uncharacterized protein, which encodes MDRLASFRARLDKLTPEEVLWTPFGANPSAQCSRTVYIGPICYRDIGEYNPDRVTRQLGYVQRIPRDVMFFGKAYRPPNFRQYEVDFHDLSYLEKWWNRFSTDGNYSSSLILTSLTPVPEGVPYMSTDNYMEWFFDVSHPHITPGFGETPVTAPIHDRSHTEYWVSRYERVIHALIQETNDPDNPMVVAAKQLMQDWKVVCDTQ